Proteins from a single region of Bos indicus x Bos taurus breed Angus x Brahman F1 hybrid chromosome 29, Bos_hybrid_MaternalHap_v2.0, whole genome shotgun sequence:
- the LOC113886382 gene encoding RNA-binding protein 4B isoform X2, whose translation MVKLFIGNLPREATEQEIRSLFEQYGKVLECDIIKNYGFVHIEDKTAAEDAIRNLHHYKLHGVNINVEASKNKSKASTKLHVGNISPTCTNQELRAKFEEYGPVIECDIVKDYAFVHMERAEDAVEAIRGLDNTEFQGWWSTRPPTA comes from the exons ATGGTGAAGCTGTTCATCGGAAACCTGCCCCGGGAGGCCACAGAGCAGGAGATCCGCTCACTCTTCGAGCAGTATGGGAAGGTGCTGGAATGTGACATCATTAAGAACTACGGCTTTGTGCACATAGAGGACAAGACGGCGGCCGAGGATGCCATCCGCAACCTGCACCACTACAAGCTGCACGGGGTGAACATCAACGTGGAAGCCAGCAAGAATAAGAGCAAAGCTTCAACCAAGTTGCATGTAGGCAACATCAGCCCTACTTGTACCAACCAAGAGCTCCGGGCCAAGTTTGAGGAGTACGGTCCAGTCATCGAATGTGACATCGTGAAAGATTATGCCTTTGTACACATGGAGCGGGCTGAGGATGCAGTGGAGGCCATCAGGGGCCTTGACAACACAGAGTTTCAAG GATGGTGGAGCACGAGGCCTCCTACCGCATAG
- the LOC113886382 gene encoding RNA-binding protein 4B isoform X1, with translation MVKLFIGNLPREATEQEIRSLFEQYGKVLECDIIKNYGFVHIEDKTAAEDAIRNLHHYKLHGVNINVEASKNKSKASTKLHVGNISPTCTNQELRAKFEEYGPVIECDIVKDYAFVHMERAEDAVEAIRGLDNTEFQGKRMHVQLSTSRLRTAPGMGDQSGCYRCGKEGHWSKECPVDRSGRVADFTEQYNEQYGAVRTPYTMGYGESVYYNDAYGALDYYKRYRVRSYEAVAAAAAASAYNYAEQTMSHLPQVQNTAVTSHLNSTSVDPYDRHLLPNSGAAATSAAMAAAAATTSSYYGRDRSPLRRGAAVLPTVGEGYGYGPESELSQASAAARNSLYDMARYEREQYVDRARYSAF, from the exons ATGGTGAAGCTGTTCATCGGAAACCTGCCCCGGGAGGCCACAGAGCAGGAGATCCGCTCACTCTTCGAGCAGTATGGGAAGGTGCTGGAATGTGACATCATTAAGAACTACGGCTTTGTGCACATAGAGGACAAGACGGCGGCCGAGGATGCCATCCGCAACCTGCACCACTACAAGCTGCACGGGGTGAACATCAACGTGGAAGCCAGCAAGAATAAGAGCAAAGCTTCAACCAAGTTGCATGTAGGCAACATCAGCCCTACTTGTACCAACCAAGAGCTCCGGGCCAAGTTTGAGGAGTACGGTCCAGTCATCGAATGTGACATCGTGAAAGATTATGCCTTTGTACACATGGAGCGGGCTGAGGATGCAGTGGAGGCCATCAGGGGCCTTGACAACACAGAGTTTCAAG GCAAACGAATGCACGTGCAGTTGTCCACCAGCCGGCTTCGCACTGCCCCTGGGATGGGAGACCAGAGTGGCTGCTATCGGTGTGGGAAAGAGGGGCACTGGTCCAAAGAGTGTCCAGTAGATCGTTCGGGCCGTGTGGCGGACTTTACTGAGCAGTATAATGAACAGTATGGAGCGGTGCGCACACCTTACACCATGGGCTACGGGGAATCCGTGTATTACAACGACGCATACGGAGCACTTGACTACTATAAGCGTTACCGAGTCCGCTCTTACgaggcagtggcagcagcagcagcagcttccgcGTACAACTATGCAGAGCAGACCATGTCTCATCTGCCTCAAGTCCAGAACACAGCTGTGACCAGTCACCTCAACTCCACTTCCGTTGATCCCTACGACAGACACCTGTTGCCAAATTCAGGCGCTGCTGCCACCTCGGCTGCTATGGCTGCTGCCGCTGCCACCACTTCCTCCTATTACGGAAGGGACAGGAGCCCCCTGCGTCGTGGTGCAGCTGTACTCCCCACGGTCGGAGAGGGCTACGGTTATGGGCCAGAGAGTGAGCTGtctcaggcttcagcagctgcacgGAATTCTCTCTATGACATGGCCCGGTATGAACGGGAGCAGTATGTGGACCGAGCACGGTACTCAGCCTTTTAA